The genomic window TTAAAAACTTTTCTATTGGATAAATTTTATAAAAAGAAGGTAATAATGTATAAACAACAATATCTTATTTCTGGCAAGGTACAAGGTGTTGGTTTTAGATTTTTCACAGAACAAATAGCAAATAATATGAAACTAAAAGGATTTGTAAAAAATTTAAACGATGGAAGGGTAGAAATCGTAGTGTTCTTTAGTACTAAAGAACAAATAAAAAAATTTGAAAAATTATTAAATGGGAATAAGTATGCAAACATAGAAAACATTGAAAAAATAATTTTAGATGAAAATTATCCTTTTCAATTTAATGATTTTAAAATTTATTATTAGAACTTGCTTCTTGTTTAACAAGTACCTTAACTTTTTTATTTTTTGGTTTAGTATTACTCATATAAGAATAGTCATTCTTAGAATAAAAAACTCTAGATCTAAAAAAATGTTCAACTTTAAATTTCAAAAACTCTAAAGACTTTCTGTTTCTACAAAAAATATTCAAATTGCCATCAGAAAATTTAATATCAAGTCCGAAATTACAACTCGTTTTTAAAAAACTACAAGAAATAAAACTACCATTTGAACTATTCCTATTAAAAATAGGAAAATATTTTTTACCTCTTTTAGAATCTTTAAAATAAATTTTAAGCCAATCTCCTGCTGGCTTAACTGAAGCTAACGTATCATAAAGATAAGAAATGTAAATCGTTCTATTGTCATTAGATTTTAAAATCTTTTTAAAAAAATAATGGGGACCTATTTTCATATAAATTATATAATATCTTATTAATAAAATATTTCCTAATATTTCTCAAATGCATTGAGAATACCCGAAATTTTAAAAAAAAATTATAGCTTATAATTAAAAATTATTGATAAGTATTCTGTAAGTTTTATATAGTTATAATTGTATCCATATGTGGCTTTAAAAGCTTTGCGAATTTTAACATTCAATCCTCTAACCATTGCCAAAGTTTCTAAATTGTCTTTCAACATCAAATTTTTAATTACAATCAACGTTTTAATATAATTATCATCAAATATATGATGTTCTTTTATCAAGCTTTCTAAACGATCCATTGTAAGAGTAGAATAAGTAGCTTTACGTCTAACATATGTATAAATTCTTTGATTCAGCAATGTTAATAAGTTGTTATCTGCCTTATCATCTAAATTATCTAAAACATACCGATTATAATGAAAAGCAGTTGTTATGTCATTTGGCTCGTGCCCTAAAACCTTTGTTATCCAATAATTCATTTCCATGTTTTTGGGAGCAAATGCTAGATAAGAAAATTTACAATAAATAGCCCTGCAAAAATAGACAGACTCTTCAGGAGCAAAAATATTATTAAAAATTTGACGAAACAATCTATTATAACTGTATGCAAGATTTGAAGAAATAATTTCTTTAGTAAGATTTTCGGTCTGCTCCATATAGCGTATTTCTTTTATGGAATCAATTATTATCTCAGGATCTGCAAAAACTGGAAAAACAACTTCATTAACAACATTATTTTCCCGCTTTTTTGCAATAAACTCCATACGAATATGATTCTTATCTGCGATATAAAATTGAGAAAGCTTCATTACTTCAACAGGACGACGTCCTATTGCCATTAAAACTCCATAAAATTTCAATCTAATATCTCGGTTTTGATTCAGCAAAAGCTTAATTATTTCAATATAAGTATTTAAATTAATTTTAACAAATATCTGTTCTTTTCTATAACTATTAATCTTTTCAATTTTATATTTATGAGCATAATCATTTAACCATTTTGGAGTTACAAACAAATCTATAAAATATTGAAAATAAGGTTTCTCATCGTTCATTTGATTTACAAATATTAGCTCTTCTATTTTTTTTTGGTCCTTAATTCCTATATTTTTTAATTCTTTTACTTTTCTTGATTTCCAAAAAAATAAAAAGGTATTTTCTCTTCTAATCTTTTCAATTACCGAAAGATTAATATATTCTTTAATTATTTTACGAGTCTTTGAAAGATTTAATATTATTGAACGATTTGTAAATTTA from Borreliella andersonii includes these protein-coding regions:
- a CDS encoding acylphosphatase, which codes for MYKQQYLISGKVQGVGFRFFTEQIANNMKLKGFVKNLNDGRVEIVVFFSTKEQIKKFEKLLNGNKYANIENIEKIILDENYPFQFNDFKIYY
- the resT gene encoding telomere resolvase ResT, producing MPPKVKIKNDFEIFRKELEILYNKYLNNELSYLKLKEKIKILAENHKTILFRKDKFTNRSIILNLSKTRKIIKEYINLSVIEKIRRENTFLFFWKSRKVKELKNIGIKDQKKIEELIFVNQMNDEKPYFQYFIDLFVTPKWLNDYAHKYKIEKINSYRKEQIFVKINLNTYIEIIKLLLNQNRDIRLKFYGVLMAIGRRPVEVMKLSQFYIADKNHIRMEFIAKKRENNVVNEVVFPVFADPEIIIDSIKEIRYMEQTENLTKEIISSNLAYSYNRLFRQIFNNIFAPEESVYFCRAIYCKFSYLAFAPKNMEMNYWITKVLGHEPNDITTAFHYNRYVLDNLDDKADNNLLTLLNQRIYTYVRRKATYSTLTMDRLESLIKEHHIFDDNYIKTLIVIKNLMLKDNLETLAMVRGLNVKIRKAFKATYGYNYNYIKLTEYLSIIFNYKL